In one window of Leishmania braziliensis MHOM/BR/75/M2904 complete genome, chromosome 8 DNA:
- a CDS encoding phosphoribosylpyrophosphate synthetase: protein MSSSPLRDQLKRIEKAYFYQPGKMTEVHSVSGTVSPHTEKRDHSRPFCLVSGNGNRPLAEAVALLMGTHTHHTSVTQYSNGEVNVRINESVLGADVYIIQSTVGNEIIDVNTALMELLLLIRKMRLSNAKSVTVIAPFFGYARQDRKTNLRGPISASAVARMIVKMGADRVASLDLHSNQIQGFFDNIPVDNLLMAHEFARYLRDQPWFDVDQMVVVSPDAGGVERAKQLADILQVGRIVTIVKRRIAAGKVDTMQSVGEVAGFTCIIVDDMVDTGGTLVKACELLKDLGAVRVTACCVHGILTDPCSERINNCSALQELVVSDSIPQEEHQKAIPKLKVLTIAPLIAAVIHQYMNEESVSSLFSPSLRDN, encoded by the coding sequence ATGTCCAGCTCCCCTCTCCGAGATCAGCTGAAGCGCATCGAGAAGGCGTATTTTTACCAGCCGGGCAAGATGACGGAGGTGCACTCGGTGAGTGGCACCGTGAGCCCGCACACGGAGAAGCGGGACCACTCACGTCCGTTCTGCCTAGTCTCCGGTAACGGGAATCGTCCgctggcagaggcggtggcgctcctGATGGGCACCCACACTCACCACACGTCTGTGACGCAGTACTCCAATGGCGAGGTGAACGTGCGCATCAACGAGAGTGTGCTCGGTGCTGATGTCTACATCATTCAGAGCACAGTTGGAAACGAGATCATCGACGTTAATACGGCGCTAATGGAGCTTCTCCTGCTGATCCGCAAGATGCGCCTGAGCAATGCAAAGAGCGTGACTGTCATCGCTCCCTTTTTTGGGTACGCTCGGCAGGACCGAAAGACGAACCTGCGCGGCCccatctccgcctccgcggTTGCACGCATGATCGTGAAGATGGGGGCGGACCGTGTTGCCTCGTTAGACCTGCACTCGAATCAGATCCAAGGTTTCTTTGACAATATTCCCGTAGACAACCTACTCATGGCACACGAGTTCGCACGGTACCTGCGTGACCAGCCGTGGTTCGACGTCGATCAGATGGTGGTCGTCTCGCCTGATGCGGGCGGTGTGGAGCGGGCGAAGCAGCTGGCCGATATTCTTCAGGTGGGCCGCATTGTCACCATCGTGAAGCGGCGCATTGCGGCTGGCAAGGTGGACACGATGCAGAGCGTGGGTGAGGTGGCTGGCTTCACCTGCATCATTGTCGACGATATGGTCGACACCGGGGGCACACTGGTGAAGGCATGCGAACTTCTGAAGGACCTCGGTGCGGTGCGCGTGACGGCGTGTTGCGTGCACGGCATCCTCACAGACCCCTGCTCGGAGCGCATCAACAACTGCAGCGCCCTCCAGGAGCTTGTGGTGTCCGACTCCATCCCGCAGGAAGAGCATCAAAAGGCGATTCCCAAGTTGAAGGTGCTCACCATCGCGCCTCTTATTGCGGCCGTCATCCACCAGTACATGAACGAGGAAAGCGTcagctccctcttctctccatcCCTGCGGGACAACTAA
- the TSIF gene encoding putative suppressive immunomodulating factor, with protein MTSLTLREIGVTNDVAGDHDVLELFAVCREGVVHVAASHLLPDHVAVTTRNGFVELIDTATGEFRLFLTYLDRIPLDASLRCFSLVPSLYAASPQQRHRRHQHHLLYSLSYSNELLLANVETAEVRVFATCGSRPSVVQCDGDYIVCGEGNGQVAVWRASVEEWVTRHSASSAASASPLPPLWRTSFFDSTVVCANLHRDQLICCSADYRCVVACVEDGVVRATLPLDLDQAVAVFALTKPPATSLLHTSLAVCLTSRISVFTSIPLGDTATSAQFSRPLPTSTHSERWMHQGDCVVEREEVACASCLGGYLAAGTISGLVLLYSCDAAESLVRELVRFNVGYGVIGMQLFPSGTLLVVTSVGDVWRWPLGDLLRNTSASGTEGVGDELTEAEPTAATQQPPLPLAAPGVPAASSPVNNTLPTEPRAPATSYEVSYTQEGDIEDRSLSAHGTSILVHTQQREREATAEVEETIIAESVDADGLAVGASRDAEAEGTPSVHLSTASASVRTSSASPKDDAGEDHPDERGSDSTEMDPHRTEPATVSCLPPPPLPVSSTVSEKSKERRGVGSVVRCATESQRPTLYDPEQSTEGPEVVNVSVSCSAAGDSADLSHDDLHIAVSPPSTADTTTHHDAALEGSGAEGPEAAAKGPAPGAARVAAKEGAINDKRIQTFQSNNVYIQNTADVMQDAVHRSPGIASREGAGVKASVDDLELEFTHTLKRLLGPAVGVEGLRKNRRMSPRKVAGVLANLTNQQAAAAGAKALSHETPSHPRALEGLNSTKLLEEKRATLEAAAFNFEGYRQAHRLEVDALKYRHPLQVPTYTLQDRVFDTVESSKRLCDKESGTERGAAGNAAAVLSAAPQDDLRDVTYGKVKWTLDPRIAEERRRGGPEMAQHHCDDLIFSTPHSAKATVLFADEAPLMPSTAWEEVLLLPLPLPSAPSVF; from the coding sequence ATGACGTCGCTGACCCTCAGAGAGATTGGGGTCACTAACGACGTCGCAGGGGATCATGACGTTCTAGAGCTCTTCGCGGTGTGTCGCGAGGGCGTGGTGCACGTGGCGGCGTCCCACCTACTGCCGGACCATGTCGCAGTGACCACAAGAAATGGTTTTGTTGAGCTCATTGACACCGCCACTGGTGAGTTTCGTCTCTTCCTGACATATCTCGATCGAATCCCTCTTGATGCCTCGCTGCGATGCTTCTCACTGGTGCCTAGCCTTTACGCGgcatcgccgcagcagcgccatcgacgCCATCAACACCACCTCCTTTACTCTCTCTCCTACTCGAACGAGCTCCTGTTGGCGAACGTGGAGACGGCCGAGGTGCGCGTCTTTGCAACTTGTGGGAGCCGGCCAAGTGTGGTGCAGTGTGACGGGGACTACATCGTCTGCGGTGAAGGGAACGGgcaggtggcggtgtggcgTGCGAGTGTTGAGGAGTGGGTCACCCGGCATTCCGCTAGCTCCGCTGCATCTGCCTCACCATTGCCGCCTCTGTGGAGGACTTCCTTCTTTGACAGCACCGTCGTTTGTGCAAATCTCCATCGAGATCAGCTCATTTGTTGCTCGGCAGACTACCGCTGCGTCGTAGCGTGCGTGGAAGACGGGGTTGTGCGCGCCACCCTACCCCTCGATCTGGACCAGGCGGTTGCTGTGTTTGCTCTCACGAAGCCACCGGCGACATCGTTGCTGCACACAAGTCTAGCAGTGTGCCTCACCTCACGCATCTCCGTCTTCACATCGATACCGCTCGGCGACACGGCTACCTCAGCGCAGTTTTCCCGGCCTTTGCCGACTTCAACGCACTCGGAGCGCTGGATGCATCAAGGGGACTGTGTTGTGGAacgagaggaggtggcgtgCGCTTCATGCCTTGGGGGTTATCTGGCAGCTGGCACTATCTCTGGactggtgctgctgtacTCCTGCGACGCTGCCGAGTCACTGGTGAGGGAGCTAGTGCGCTTTAACGTCGGCTACGGCGTGATAGGCATGCAACTCTTCCCCAGCGGTACACTCCTTGTCGTCACATCGGTCGGCGATGTCTGGCGATGGCCGCTGGGCGATTTGCTGCGCAACACGAGCGCGAGCGGCACAGAAGGCGTGGGTGATGAGCTGACCGAGGCGGAGCCGACGGCTGCTACACAGCAacctccgctgccgttggCTGCACCAGGGGTACCAGCGGCTTCGTCTCCGGTGAACAATACTCTTCCTACTGAGCCGCGTGCGCCTGCCACCTCGTACGAAGTGAGCTACACGCAGGAGGGCGACATAGAGGACCGCAGCCTCTCTGCCCACGGCACCTCAATTCTggtgcacacacagcagagggagagggaggcaacAGCAGAGGTAGAAGAAACCATTATCGCAGAATCTGTCGACGCTGACGGCCTTGCAGTTGGTGCTAGCCGTGACGCTGAAGCGGAGGGAACTCCATCTGTACATCTCTCTACGGCATCTGCGTCTGTTCGGACCTCAAGTGCTTCCCCCAAGGACGATGCTGGCGAGGACCACCCGGACgagcgcggcagcgacagcacagAGATGGACCCCCACCGCACCGAACCAGCGACAGTTTCGTGccttccgccgccgcctctgcccgTGTCGTCGACGGTTTCAGAGAAGTCtaaggagaggagaggcgtcGGCAGTGTAGttcgctgcgccaccgagTCGCAGCGGCCAACCCTCTACGACCCGGAACAGAGCACTGAAGGGCCAGAGGTGGTGAACGTGAGTGTGTcgtgcagtgctgctggagatTCGGCCGACCTGAGCCATGATGACCTGCACATCGCTGTCTCACCGCCTTCCACTGCTGACACCACTACCCACCACGACGCAGCGTTggagggcagcggcgcagaggggccggaggcggcagcgaaggGGCCAGCCCCAGGTGCAGCAAGGGTGGCAGCCAAGGAGGGGGCGATCAATGACAAGCGCATCCAGACTTTTCAGAGCAACAACGTCTACATCCAGAACACCGCTGATGTGATGCAAGATGCTGTGCACAGAAGCCCAGGTATTgcaagcagagagggagcagGTGTGAAGGCCTCTGTGGATGACCTGGAGCTCGAGTTCACGCACACATTGAAGCGACTGCTAGGGCCAGCTGTGGGCGTTGAAGGTCTCCGCAAGAACCGTCGTATGAGTCCTCGCAAAGTAGCTGGCGTTCTTGCCAACCTCACAAACCAgcaggcagccgcagctggcGCCAAAGCGCTCTCCCACGAGACACCATCGCACCCACGTGCGCTCGAGGGGTTGAACAGTACCAAGTTactggaggagaagcgggcGACGCTAGAGGCAGCTGCGTTCAACTTTGAGGGGTATCGGCAGGCTCACCGCCTGGAGGTGGATGCCTTAAAATATCGCCATCCTCTGCAGGTCCCTACCTACACCCTGCAGGATCGTGTCTTTGACACCGTTGAGTCTTCTAAACGTCTTTGCGACAAGGAGTCCGGGACCGAACGTGGAGCCGCAGGGAATGCTGCCGCCGTTCTCTCCGCGGCACCACAGGATGACCTACGCGACGTGACATACGGGAAGGTGAAGTGGACCCTCGACCCTCGCATCGCCGAAGAGCGTCGGCGCGGCGGGCCAGAgatggcgcagcaccactgcgATGACTTGATCTTCTCAACTCCCCACTCTGCGAAGGCCACGGTGCTGTTTGCCGATGAGGCGCCCCTCATGCCCAGCACGGCGTGGGAGGAGGTTCtcttgctgccgctgccgcttccctCCGCTCCCTCTGTTTTCTAA